The proteins below come from a single Archangium lipolyticum genomic window:
- a CDS encoding sugar transferase: MLRVFHHYFSSRKLALFVIESVAIALTCLMGAVGCATILAPANSHMPLAQSVPALILLGATFVPTFQFSLYLMDLYDLRVAAEDRSRGARLLKAAGVTTAVVGVLMMLAPAVLPVQLPPGALLGGGMGAFAGTLLVRASLRAVVGNPSRVLIVGDGLKARAVATLIEQGGEDAFQVVALVDPRAPLANGRAPDPVDVVAERYKAGFVVQAMDDMRGGQWMDALLRCRLAGRRVYDATGFCERVLRRIPVAHLRTSDFAFADELTVSPVRRAAKRVFDILVASVLLLCAAPFLVLVVLAIKLDSKGPIFYRQERTGLGGKPYGLWKFRSMRTDAEKDGAVWARANDDRVTRVGRFIRKTRIDEIPQVFNVLMGDMSFVGPRPERPVFVEQLKQQIPFYGLREAVKPGLTGWAQIRYPYGASVEDARNKLEFDLYYVKNGSLFLDMGIIFHTVRHVLLARGAR; encoded by the coding sequence GTGCTTCGGGTTTTCCACCATTACTTTTCATCCAGGAAGCTGGCGCTCTTCGTGATCGAGAGCGTCGCCATCGCCCTCACCTGTCTGATGGGCGCGGTGGGCTGCGCGACGATTCTGGCGCCGGCCAACAGCCACATGCCGCTGGCCCAGTCCGTGCCAGCGTTGATCCTGCTGGGGGCCACCTTCGTCCCCACGTTCCAGTTCTCGCTCTACCTGATGGATCTGTACGACCTGCGGGTGGCGGCGGAGGACCGGAGCCGGGGGGCGCGGTTGCTCAAGGCCGCGGGGGTGACGACGGCCGTCGTCGGGGTGTTGATGATGCTGGCGCCGGCGGTGCTGCCGGTGCAGCTGCCTCCGGGCGCGCTGCTGGGCGGCGGCATGGGGGCCTTCGCGGGGACGCTGCTGGTGCGGGCCTCGCTGCGCGCGGTGGTGGGCAACCCCAGCCGGGTGCTCATCGTGGGCGATGGGCTCAAGGCGCGCGCGGTGGCCACGCTCATCGAGCAGGGGGGCGAGGACGCCTTCCAGGTGGTGGCCCTGGTGGACCCGCGCGCGCCGCTGGCCAACGGGCGGGCGCCGGATCCGGTGGACGTGGTGGCCGAGCGGTACAAGGCCGGATTCGTGGTGCAGGCCATGGACGACATGCGCGGGGGCCAGTGGATGGACGCGCTGCTGCGCTGCCGCCTGGCGGGGCGCCGGGTGTATGACGCCACGGGCTTCTGCGAGCGCGTGCTGCGCCGGATTCCGGTGGCGCACCTGCGCACCAGCGACTTCGCCTTCGCGGACGAGCTGACGGTCTCGCCCGTGCGGCGCGCGGCCAAGCGCGTCTTCGACATCCTCGTGGCCTCGGTGCTGCTGCTGTGCGCCGCGCCCTTCCTGGTGCTGGTGGTGCTGGCCATCAAGCTGGACTCCAAGGGCCCCATCTTCTACCGGCAGGAGCGCACGGGCCTGGGAGGCAAGCCGTACGGGCTGTGGAAGTTCCGCAGCATGCGCACGGACGCGGAGAAGGATGGCGCGGTGTGGGCCCGGGCCAATGACGACCGCGTGACGCGGGTGGGCCGATTCATCCGCAAGACGCGCATCGACGAGATTCCCCAGGTCTTCAACGTGTTGATGGGGGACATGAGCTTCGTGGGGCCGCGGCCGGAGCGCCCCGTCTTCGTCGAGCAGCTCAAGCAGCAGATTCCCTTCTACGGGCTGCGCGAGGCGGTGAAGCCCGGCCTGACGGGGTGGGCGCAGATCCGCTACCCGTACGGGGCGTCGGTGGAGGATGCGCGGAACAAGCTGGAGTTCGACCTGTACTACGTGAAGAACGGCTCGCTGTTCCTGGACATGGGCATCATCTTCCACACGGTGAGGCACGTGTTGTTGGCGCGGGGAGCGCGGTAG